In one window of Leifsonia sp. NPDC080035 DNA:
- a CDS encoding SGNH/GDSL hydrolase family protein, whose translation MRRRAHPRALAALLGAAALALAVTGCASGGGAPASTPQPQAQAATPSPTPTPDPFPREPLTSSTRYVALGDSFAAGMGAGDETGKCRLSNYSYPADFAKASGVDFVVNAACAGATTSDLLKHQLIALDDRTDLVTVSIGGNDLGVAAVASDCAAGKAVACRNGVSSALSLLNVLPDRLATVYSAIAQAAPNARIVVTGYALMYDNTDTGSPDFGTATAINAATIGLNQTIKDAVDKQRAKGAPMKYVGVDFLGHGIGTKKPWLNVSGEDAFHPTAAGYREYAKELTRLLGSAQ comes from the coding sequence GCGACGTAGAGCCCACCCGAGAGCCCTCGCCGCCCTGCTGGGCGCGGCTGCGCTCGCGCTCGCCGTCACGGGCTGTGCCTCCGGCGGCGGAGCGCCCGCTTCGACACCGCAGCCGCAGGCGCAGGCGGCGACACCGAGCCCGACACCGACGCCCGACCCGTTCCCGCGCGAGCCGCTGACGTCGTCCACACGCTACGTCGCCCTCGGCGACTCGTTCGCAGCGGGGATGGGCGCGGGGGACGAGACCGGCAAGTGCCGGCTGAGCAACTACAGCTATCCCGCCGACTTCGCCAAGGCCTCCGGCGTCGACTTCGTGGTGAACGCGGCGTGCGCGGGAGCGACGACCTCCGACCTGCTCAAGCACCAGCTGATCGCCCTCGACGACCGGACGGACCTCGTCACGGTGAGCATCGGCGGAAACGACCTCGGCGTCGCTGCGGTCGCCTCCGACTGCGCGGCGGGCAAGGCCGTGGCGTGCAGGAACGGCGTCTCCTCGGCGCTGTCGCTGCTGAACGTGCTGCCCGACCGGCTCGCGACCGTGTACAGCGCGATCGCTCAGGCAGCGCCGAACGCCCGAATCGTCGTGACCGGGTACGCGCTGATGTACGACAACACCGACACCGGCTCCCCGGACTTCGGCACCGCGACGGCCATCAACGCGGCCACCATCGGTCTCAACCAGACGATCAAGGACGCGGTGGACAAGCAGCGGGCGAAGGGCGCGCCGATGAAGTACGTCGGCGTCGACTTCCTGGGCCACGGCATCGGCACGAAGAAGCCCTGGCTGAACGTGAGCGGCGAGGATGCGTTCCATCCGACAGCCGCCGGCTACCGGGAGTACGCGAAGGAGCTGACCCGGCTGCTGGGCTCCGCTCAGTAG
- a CDS encoding sugar phosphate isomerase/epimerase — protein sequence MRMGMGTTCVYPLGLEDAFRVAAELGFDGVEVMVTRDEATQSAASLARLSERYGVPVLSIHAPVLLLTHFVWGRDPRVKLERSAGLAAAVGADTVVVHPPFRWQSGYAEGFLGIVKETAAASGVRIAVENMFPWKVAGRGMAAYSPGWNPLPMDCDAVTLDFSHAALSGVDGLELATALGDRLRHVHLCDGSGALDDARVFDEHLVPGRGSQPVAEVLRRLAATGWSGSVVAEVNTRKARNDAERRAMLTETLAFAREHAAAAAI from the coding sequence ATGCGCATGGGCATGGGAACCACCTGCGTCTACCCGCTGGGGCTCGAGGACGCGTTCCGCGTCGCCGCCGAGCTCGGCTTCGACGGCGTCGAGGTGATGGTCACCCGCGACGAGGCGACGCAATCGGCGGCGTCGCTCGCCCGGCTCTCGGAGCGGTACGGCGTTCCCGTGCTCAGCATCCACGCGCCCGTCCTGCTGCTGACCCATTTCGTCTGGGGACGGGATCCGCGGGTGAAGCTGGAGCGCTCGGCCGGGCTCGCGGCCGCCGTCGGCGCGGACACCGTTGTCGTGCATCCGCCGTTCCGCTGGCAGTCCGGGTACGCCGAGGGGTTCCTCGGGATCGTCAAGGAGACGGCCGCGGCGTCCGGGGTGCGGATCGCCGTGGAGAACATGTTCCCGTGGAAGGTCGCCGGCCGCGGGATGGCCGCGTACTCCCCCGGCTGGAACCCGCTGCCGATGGACTGCGACGCGGTGACGCTCGACTTCTCGCACGCCGCGCTGAGCGGCGTCGACGGGCTGGAGCTCGCGACCGCGCTCGGCGACCGCCTGCGTCACGTGCACCTCTGCGACGGTTCCGGCGCCCTCGACGACGCGAGGGTGTTCGACGAGCACCTGGTGCCCGGTCGCGGCAGCCAGCCGGTCGCCGAGGTGCTGCGCCGGCTCGCGGCGACGGGGTGGAGCGGTTCCGTCGTCGCCGAGGTCAACACCCGGAAGGCGCGCAACGACGCCGAACGTCGCGCGATGCTGACCGAGACGCTGGCCTTCGCGCGCGAGCACGCCGCTGCCGCCGCGATCTGA
- the otsA gene encoding alpha,alpha-trehalose-phosphate synthase (UDP-forming): protein MIVSNRLPVDHVVDESGEASWRPSPGGLVAALQPVMRAQDGVWIGWAGVADETFEPFESDGIHILPVPLSEQELQEYYEGFSNDTLWPLYHDVIAQPSYHREWWESYVKVNRRFADAAASVAAKGAVVWVHDYQLQLVPAMLRESRPDLVIGFFNHIPFPPYGIYSQLPWRRQIIDGLLGADVIGFQRVADAGNFSRAVRRLKGYETRGPIIEVPIDSDDPEAGSHRHVTTNRHGGLVRTVLARAFPISIDAEQYQELARKPEIQARAREIREELGDPETIMLGVDRLDYTKGIGHRLKAFGELLQDGRLDVEKVTLVQVASPSRERVETYRQLRDEIELTVGRINGDYATLGHTAIAYLHHGYPREEMVALYLAADVMLVTALRDGMNLVAKEYVATRVDEDGVLVLSEFAGASDELRQALLINPHDIEGLKDTILQAVSMPKRDRTRRMRALRKKVLTNDVARWSAAFLDALTRSAHGDHPLQNPPVNRR from the coding sequence GTGATCGTCTCCAACCGGCTCCCCGTCGACCACGTCGTCGACGAGTCAGGGGAGGCCAGCTGGCGCCCGTCGCCCGGCGGCCTGGTCGCGGCCCTGCAGCCGGTGATGCGCGCACAGGACGGCGTCTGGATCGGCTGGGCCGGCGTCGCGGACGAGACGTTCGAGCCGTTCGAGTCGGACGGCATCCACATCCTGCCCGTTCCGCTCAGCGAGCAGGAGCTGCAGGAGTACTACGAGGGCTTCTCGAACGACACGCTGTGGCCGCTCTACCACGACGTGATCGCGCAGCCGAGCTACCACCGGGAGTGGTGGGAGAGCTACGTGAAGGTCAACCGCCGGTTCGCGGACGCCGCGGCGTCGGTCGCTGCGAAGGGCGCCGTCGTCTGGGTGCACGACTACCAGCTGCAGCTCGTGCCGGCGATGCTCAGGGAGAGCAGGCCGGACCTCGTCATCGGCTTCTTCAACCACATCCCGTTCCCGCCGTACGGCATCTATTCGCAGCTCCCGTGGCGGCGCCAGATCATCGACGGCCTGCTCGGCGCCGACGTGATCGGCTTCCAGCGAGTCGCCGACGCGGGCAACTTCTCGCGCGCCGTCCGTCGCCTCAAGGGCTACGAGACCCGCGGCCCCATCATCGAGGTGCCGATCGACAGCGACGATCCCGAGGCCGGATCGCACCGCCACGTCACGACCAACCGGCATGGGGGACTGGTGCGCACGGTCCTCGCGCGTGCGTTCCCCATCTCGATCGACGCCGAGCAGTACCAGGAGCTCGCGCGCAAGCCCGAGATCCAGGCCAGGGCGCGCGAGATCCGCGAGGAGCTCGGCGACCCGGAGACGATCATGCTCGGCGTCGACCGCCTCGACTACACGAAGGGCATCGGCCACCGGCTGAAGGCGTTCGGCGAGCTGCTGCAGGACGGCCGGCTGGACGTCGAGAAGGTCACGCTCGTGCAGGTCGCGAGCCCGAGCCGCGAGCGCGTCGAGACGTACCGGCAGCTACGCGACGAGATCGAGCTCACCGTCGGCCGCATCAACGGCGACTACGCGACTCTCGGCCACACCGCCATCGCCTACCTGCACCACGGCTATCCGCGCGAGGAGATGGTCGCCCTGTACCTGGCGGCCGACGTGATGCTCGTCACGGCCCTCCGCGACGGGATGAACCTCGTGGCGAAGGAGTACGTCGCCACGCGTGTCGACGAGGACGGCGTGCTCGTCCTCAGCGAGTTCGCCGGCGCCTCCGACGAACTGCGTCAGGCGCTCCTGATCAACCCGCACGACATCGAGGGGCTGAAGGACACCATCCTGCAGGCTGTGAGCATGCCCAAGCGCGACCGCACGCGCAGGATGCGGGCGCTCCGCAAGAAGGTGCTGACGAACGACGTCGCGCGCTGGTCCGCCGCGTTCCTGGATGCGCTTACCCGCAGCGCCCACGGCGACCACCCGCTGCAGAACCCGCCGGTCAACCGCCGCTGA
- the otsB gene encoding trehalose-phosphatase, with protein MPNHAVPQPSASAVALAEAVRDLAAADRLLLALDFDGTLAPFVDSPQDARALPEAKAALDRLERLPRTWVAYVSGRPLAGLERVTEADADALLIGSHGVEVRFGRDGVSLDLDEDERRTLDRLGEVLRPLVEEEPDARLEVKPVGFGVHYRLLEPEAGRALVARAYEAAASVSGELTIRDGKDIIEFSIRGANKGEGIERLREYTEATAVLFAGDDVTDEDGFAVLRPHDGDVGIKVGDGDTAAQYRVADERAVATLLTLLAEARAAR; from the coding sequence ATGCCGAACCACGCCGTTCCCCAGCCCTCCGCGTCCGCCGTCGCCCTGGCGGAGGCGGTGCGCGACCTCGCCGCGGCCGACCGGCTGCTGCTCGCCCTCGACTTCGACGGCACGCTCGCGCCCTTCGTCGACTCCCCGCAGGACGCCCGCGCCCTGCCGGAGGCGAAGGCGGCGCTCGACCGCCTGGAGCGCCTGCCCCGCACCTGGGTCGCCTACGTGTCCGGCCGCCCGCTCGCGGGTCTGGAGCGGGTGACGGAGGCGGACGCCGACGCGCTGCTGATCGGCTCGCACGGTGTCGAGGTCCGCTTCGGCCGCGACGGCGTCTCGCTCGACCTCGACGAGGACGAGCGGCGGACGCTCGACCGGCTCGGCGAGGTGCTGCGTCCCCTCGTCGAGGAGGAGCCGGACGCCAGGCTCGAGGTCAAGCCGGTCGGGTTCGGCGTGCACTACCGCCTCCTGGAGCCGGAGGCCGGCCGGGCGCTCGTCGCCCGAGCGTACGAGGCCGCCGCGTCGGTCAGCGGGGAGCTGACGATCCGCGACGGGAAGGACATCATCGAGTTCTCGATCCGCGGCGCGAACAAGGGCGAGGGCATCGAGCGGTTGCGCGAGTACACCGAGGCGACGGCGGTGCTGTTCGCCGGCGACGACGTGACCGACGAGGACGGGTTCGCCGTGCTGCGCCCCCACGACGGAGACGTCGGCATCAAGGTGGGCGATGGCGACACCGCCGCGCAGTACCGGGTCGCCGACGAGCGCGCCGTCGCGACCCTGCTCACCCTCCTCGCCGAGGCACGCGCCGCCCGCTGA
- the ilvD gene encoding dihydroxy-acid dehydratase gives MPEIDWKPRSRVVTDGIEATTSRGMLRAVGMGDEDWEKPQIGIASSWNEITPCNLSLDRLAQGAKEGVHSGGGYPLQFGTISVSDGISMGHEGMHFSLVSREVIADSVETVMMAERLDGTVLLAGCDKSLPGMLMAAARLDLSAVFLYAGSIAPGWVKLSDGTEKDVTIIDSFEAVGACKAGKMSEEDLKRIECAIAPGEGACGGMYTANTMASVAEALGMSLPGSAAPPSADRRRDYFAHRSGEAVVNLLKQGITARDILTKKSFENAIAVAMAFGGSTNVVLHLLAIANEAEVELTIDDFNRIGDKVPHIGDLKPFGKYVMNDVDRHGGVPVVMKALLDAGLLHGDCLTVTGKTVAENLAEINPPAPDGNVMRSLDNPIHPTGGLTILKGSLAPEGAVVKTAGFDADVFEGPARVFERERAAMDALTEGRINAGDVVIIRYEGPKGGPGMREMLAITAAIKGAGLGKDVLLLTDGRFSGGTTGLCIGHIAPEAVDAGPIAFVRDGDLIRVDIAARSLDLLVDESELTARRDGWAPLPPRYTRGVLAKYSKLVRSAAEGAVTG, from the coding sequence ATGCCTGAGATCGATTGGAAGCCGCGCTCGCGCGTCGTCACGGACGGGATCGAAGCCACCACCAGCCGCGGGATGCTCCGCGCGGTCGGGATGGGCGACGAGGACTGGGAGAAGCCCCAGATCGGCATCGCCAGCTCCTGGAACGAGATCACGCCCTGCAACCTCTCGCTCGACCGCCTCGCGCAGGGCGCGAAGGAGGGCGTGCACTCCGGCGGCGGCTACCCGCTGCAGTTCGGCACCATCTCCGTCTCTGACGGCATCTCGATGGGCCACGAGGGGATGCACTTCTCGCTGGTCTCCCGCGAGGTCATCGCCGACTCCGTCGAGACCGTCATGATGGCAGAGCGCCTGGACGGGACCGTGCTGCTGGCGGGCTGCGACAAGTCGCTGCCCGGCATGCTGATGGCGGCGGCCCGGCTCGATCTCTCCGCGGTCTTCCTCTATGCGGGCTCCATCGCCCCCGGCTGGGTGAAGCTCTCCGACGGCACCGAGAAGGACGTCACGATCATCGACTCCTTCGAGGCGGTCGGCGCGTGCAAGGCCGGCAAGATGAGCGAAGAGGACCTCAAGCGCATCGAGTGCGCGATCGCCCCCGGCGAGGGGGCGTGCGGCGGCATGTACACCGCGAACACGATGGCCTCGGTCGCCGAGGCGCTCGGGATGAGCCTCCCCGGCTCGGCCGCTCCGCCCTCGGCGGACCGCCGTCGCGACTACTTCGCGCACCGCTCCGGCGAGGCCGTCGTCAACCTGCTCAAGCAGGGCATCACGGCCCGCGACATCCTGACCAAGAAGTCGTTCGAGAACGCGATCGCCGTCGCCATGGCGTTCGGCGGCTCGACCAACGTCGTGCTGCACCTGCTCGCCATCGCCAACGAGGCCGAGGTCGAGCTGACGATCGACGACTTCAACCGGATCGGCGACAAGGTCCCGCACATCGGCGACCTGAAGCCGTTCGGCAAGTACGTGATGAACGACGTCGACCGGCACGGCGGCGTCCCCGTCGTGATGAAGGCGCTGCTCGACGCCGGGCTGCTGCACGGCGACTGCCTCACGGTCACCGGCAAGACCGTCGCGGAGAACCTGGCGGAGATCAACCCGCCCGCGCCGGACGGCAACGTCATGCGCTCGCTCGACAACCCCATCCACCCGACCGGGGGCCTGACCATCCTCAAGGGCTCGCTCGCGCCCGAGGGCGCCGTGGTGAAGACGGCCGGCTTCGACGCCGACGTGTTCGAGGGCCCCGCCCGCGTGTTCGAGCGCGAGCGCGCCGCGATGGACGCCCTCACCGAGGGCCGCATCAACGCGGGCGACGTCGTGATCATCCGTTACGAGGGCCCGAAGGGCGGCCCGGGGATGCGCGAGATGCTCGCGATCACCGCTGCCATCAAGGGCGCGGGCCTCGGCAAGGATGTACTACTATTGACGGACGGACGATTCTCAGGCGGCACAACCGGCCTGTGCATCGGCCACATAGCACCCGAAGCGGTGGACGCAGGTCCCATCGCATTCGTGCGCGATGGTGATCTGATACGGGTCGATATCGCGGCTCGCTCCCTCGACCTACTGGTCGACGAGTCAGAGCTGACCGCCCGCCGTGACGGCTGGGCGCCCCTTCCTCCGCGCTATACCCGTGGCGTTCTCGCGAAGTACTCCAAGCTCGTGCGCTCTGCTGCAGAGGGCGCCGTCACGGGGTAG
- a CDS encoding acetolactate synthase large subunit, with protein MSSEATPSTVLPSATPGKASPEILTGSQSVVRTLELLGVTDVFGLPGGAILPIYDAIMDSSKIRHILVRHEQGGGHAAEGYAVAANKVGVAMATSGPGATNLVTAIMDAHMDSVPVVFITGQVFSTLMGTDAFQEADIVGITMPITKHSFLVKDAEDIPATIAAAYHIAGTGRPGPVLVDITKDAQQNSVPFVWPPKVDLPGYRPITKAHGKQILAAAQLFADAKKPVLYVGGGVIRSRASQELLELAEATGAPVVTTLMARGAFPDTHQQHLGMPGMHGTVPAVLALQESDLIVSLGARFDDRVTGNTSLFAPNAKIVHVDVDPAEISKIRVADVPIVGDAKDVIVDLTAAFQDATRSGKPDLVEWWTYLNGLREEFPLGYTPTSDGLLAPQHIIQRIGELTGPEAIYTAGVGQHQMWAAQFIKYERPNSWLNSGGAGTMGYSVPAAMGAKVAQPDRVVWAIDGDGCFQMTNQELATCTINNIPIKVAIINNSSLGMVRQWQTLFYDGRYSNTDLNTGHDTVRVPDFVTLAEAYGALGIRVTKEEEVDAAIKLALETNDRPVVIDFVVSADAMVWPMVPQGVSNSYVQYARDHSPAFGEE; from the coding sequence ATGTCCTCGGAAGCAACCCCCAGCACAGTGTTGCCGTCCGCGACGCCGGGAAAGGCGTCGCCCGAAATCCTGACCGGCTCCCAGTCGGTCGTCCGCACCCTCGAGCTCCTCGGCGTCACCGACGTCTTCGGACTCCCCGGGGGCGCGATCCTGCCGATCTACGACGCCATCATGGACTCGTCGAAGATCCGGCACATCCTCGTCCGCCACGAGCAGGGCGGCGGCCACGCCGCCGAGGGCTACGCGGTCGCGGCCAACAAGGTCGGCGTCGCGATGGCGACCTCCGGCCCCGGCGCGACGAACCTCGTCACGGCGATCATGGACGCGCACATGGACTCCGTCCCCGTCGTGTTCATCACCGGCCAGGTCTTCTCGACGCTCATGGGAACGGATGCCTTCCAGGAGGCGGACATCGTCGGCATCACCATGCCGATCACCAAGCACTCCTTCCTGGTGAAGGACGCCGAGGACATCCCGGCGACCATCGCCGCGGCGTACCACATCGCCGGCACCGGCCGGCCCGGCCCGGTGCTCGTGGACATCACCAAGGATGCGCAGCAGAACTCGGTGCCGTTCGTGTGGCCGCCCAAGGTGGACCTGCCGGGCTACCGGCCGATCACGAAGGCGCACGGCAAGCAGATCCTCGCGGCGGCGCAGCTGTTCGCCGACGCCAAGAAGCCGGTGCTGTACGTGGGCGGCGGCGTCATCCGCTCGCGCGCCTCCCAGGAGCTGCTCGAGCTGGCGGAGGCGACCGGCGCGCCGGTCGTCACCACGCTGATGGCCCGCGGCGCCTTCCCCGACACCCACCAGCAGCACCTCGGCATGCCGGGGATGCACGGCACGGTCCCGGCCGTCCTCGCGCTGCAGGAGTCGGACCTGATCGTGTCGCTCGGCGCGCGGTTCGACGACCGGGTCACCGGCAACACCTCGCTGTTCGCGCCCAACGCGAAGATCGTGCACGTCGACGTCGACCCTGCCGAGATCTCCAAGATCCGCGTCGCCGACGTCCCCATCGTCGGCGATGCCAAGGACGTCATCGTCGATCTGACCGCGGCGTTCCAGGACGCCACCCGCTCCGGCAAGCCGGACCTGGTGGAGTGGTGGACGTACCTGAACGGCCTCCGCGAGGAGTTCCCGCTCGGCTACACGCCGACCAGCGACGGCCTGCTGGCCCCGCAGCACATCATCCAGCGCATCGGCGAGCTGACCGGGCCGGAGGCGATCTACACCGCCGGCGTCGGCCAGCACCAGATGTGGGCGGCGCAGTTCATCAAGTACGAGCGGCCGAACTCGTGGCTCAACTCCGGCGGCGCCGGGACGATGGGCTACTCGGTGCCCGCGGCGATGGGCGCCAAGGTGGCCCAGCCCGACCGTGTGGTCTGGGCGATCGACGGCGACGGCTGCTTCCAGATGACGAACCAGGAGCTCGCCACCTGCACGATCAACAACATCCCGATCAAGGTGGCGATCATCAACAACTCGTCGCTCGGGATGGTGCGGCAGTGGCAGACCCTGTTCTACGACGGCCGCTACTCGAACACCGACCTCAACACCGGGCACGACACCGTGCGGGTCCCGGACTTCGTGACGCTCGCTGAGGCGTACGGCGCCCTCGGCATCCGTGTCACGAAGGAGGAGGAGGTGGACGCCGCCATCAAGCTCGCGCTGGAGACGAACGACCGCCCGGTCGTCATCGACTTCGTCGTGAGCGCGGACGCCATGGTGTGGCCGATGGTGCCGCAGGGCGTCAGCAACAGCTACGTCCAGTACGCCCGTGACCACAGCCCCGCCTTCGGAGAGGAGTAA
- the ilvN gene encoding acetolactate synthase small subunit: protein MSSHVLSLLVEDKPGLLTRVAGLFARRGFNIHSLAVGTSEVEGLSRITVVVDVEELPLEQVTKQLNKLINVIKIVELDPAQSVQREHLLIKVRVDNSTRSQVLEAVNLFRARVVDVATDALVIEVTGDSGKTQALLKVLEPYGIKEMAQSGLLAIGRGGKSITERVFKN, encoded by the coding sequence GTGAGTTCGCACGTTCTGAGCCTCCTCGTCGAGGACAAACCGGGTCTGCTGACCCGCGTCGCCGGCCTGTTCGCCCGCCGCGGCTTCAACATCCACTCGCTCGCGGTGGGCACGAGCGAGGTCGAGGGCCTCTCCCGCATCACGGTCGTCGTGGACGTGGAGGAGCTCCCGCTCGAGCAGGTGACCAAGCAGCTGAACAAGCTGATCAACGTGATCAAGATCGTGGAGCTGGACCCGGCGCAGTCGGTCCAGCGCGAGCACCTGCTGATCAAGGTGCGCGTCGACAACTCCACCCGCTCCCAGGTGCTGGAGGCGGTCAACCTCTTCCGCGCCCGCGTCGTCGACGTGGCCACCGACGCCCTCGTGATCGAGGTCACCGGCGACAGCGGCAAGACCCAGGCGCTGCTCAAGGTGCTCGAGCCGTACGGCATCAAGGAGATGGCCCAGTCGGGGCTCCTCGCGATCGGCCGCGGCGGCAAGTCCATCACCGAGCGCGTCTTCAAGAACTAG
- the ilvC gene encoding ketol-acid reductoisomerase: MAEIYYDNDADLSIIQSKKVAVIGYGSQGHAHAQNLRDSGVEVVIGLKDGSKSKPKAEEAGFRVLSAAEAAKWADVVVILAPDQVQRNLYKDDIQANLEEGNALVFGHGFNIRFGYIEAPEGVDVIMVAPKGPGHTVRREYEAGRGVPVIVAVEKDATGNAWPLVLSYAKGIGGLRAGGIKTTFTEETETDLFGEQAVLCGGVSQLVQYGFETLTEAGYQPQVAYFEVLHELKLIVDLMWEGGIAKQRWSVSDTAEYGDYVSGPRVIDPHVKENMKAVLSDIQDGTFAKRFIADQDAGAPEFLELRKKGEQHPIEATGRELRKLFAWNASNDDDYVDGEVAR, encoded by the coding sequence GTGGCTGAGATCTACTACGACAACGACGCGGACCTCTCGATCATCCAGAGCAAGAAGGTCGCCGTCATCGGCTACGGCTCGCAGGGTCACGCGCACGCGCAGAACCTCCGCGACTCGGGCGTCGAGGTCGTCATCGGCCTCAAGGACGGCTCGAAGTCCAAGCCGAAGGCCGAGGAGGCGGGCTTCCGCGTCCTCTCCGCCGCCGAGGCCGCGAAGTGGGCCGACGTGGTCGTCATCCTCGCGCCCGACCAGGTGCAGCGGAACCTCTACAAGGACGACATCCAGGCGAACCTGGAGGAGGGCAACGCGCTCGTCTTCGGGCACGGCTTCAACATCCGCTTCGGCTACATCGAGGCGCCGGAGGGCGTCGACGTGATCATGGTCGCCCCCAAGGGCCCCGGTCACACCGTCCGCCGCGAGTACGAGGCCGGCCGCGGCGTCCCCGTGATCGTCGCAGTGGAGAAGGACGCGACAGGCAACGCCTGGCCGCTCGTCCTCTCCTACGCCAAGGGCATCGGCGGCCTGCGCGCCGGCGGCATCAAGACCACCTTCACCGAGGAGACCGAGACCGACCTGTTCGGCGAGCAGGCCGTCCTCTGCGGTGGCGTCTCGCAGCTCGTCCAGTACGGCTTCGAGACCCTGACCGAGGCCGGCTACCAGCCGCAGGTCGCCTACTTCGAGGTGCTGCACGAGCTCAAGCTCATCGTGGACCTGATGTGGGAGGGCGGCATCGCCAAGCAGCGCTGGAGCGTCTCCGACACCGCCGAGTACGGCGACTACGTCTCCGGCCCGCGCGTCATCGACCCGCACGTGAAGGAGAACATGAAGGCGGTGCTCTCCGACATCCAGGACGGCACCTTCGCTAAGCGCTTCATCGCGGACCAGGACGCGGGCGCGCCCGAGTTCCTCGAGCTCCGCAAGAAGGGCGAGCAGCACCCCATCGAGGCCACCGGCCGCGAGCTGCGCAAGCTCTTCGCGTGGAACGCGTCGAACGACGACGACTACGTGGACGGCGAGGTCGCGCGCTGA
- a CDS encoding copper homeostasis protein CutC: MSTVAVEIAVQDVAGARVALTEGATRIELCSALGLGGLTPSAGLLRSAVAVAAEAGADGFVHALIRPRGGGFAYDAGEIATTLQDIRFAREAGAAGVVIGALTDAGRVDADAVARFVDAAEGMQVTFHRAIDTVADPVAAAETLLELGVARILTSGGAARSIDGVDGLRALAQRFSGALQIMAGGGVAVDDIPALVASGVDAVHLSARLRVQGDPSGPGGGDDAYDITDPGTVRAAVAAAASAARRD; this comes from the coding sequence GTGAGCACCGTCGCCGTCGAGATCGCCGTTCAGGATGTGGCGGGCGCCCGGGTGGCGCTCACCGAGGGGGCGACGCGCATCGAGCTGTGCTCCGCGCTCGGGCTCGGCGGTCTGACGCCGTCTGCGGGACTGCTGCGTTCCGCCGTCGCCGTGGCCGCCGAGGCCGGCGCCGACGGATTCGTGCACGCGCTCATCCGGCCGCGCGGGGGCGGCTTCGCCTACGACGCCGGGGAGATCGCCACGACGCTGCAGGACATCCGCTTCGCGCGCGAGGCCGGGGCTGCGGGCGTCGTCATCGGGGCCTTGACCGACGCCGGCCGGGTGGACGCGGACGCTGTGGCCCGGTTCGTGGACGCGGCGGAGGGCATGCAGGTGACCTTCCACCGGGCGATCGACACGGTCGCGGACCCGGTCGCCGCGGCGGAGACGCTCCTCGAGCTCGGCGTCGCGCGCATCCTCACCTCCGGTGGCGCGGCGCGCAGCATCGACGGCGTCGACGGCCTGCGGGCGCTGGCCCAGCGCTTCTCCGGCGCGCTGCAGATCATGGCAGGCGGGGGAGTGGCGGTGGACGATATCCCCGCTCTCGTCGCCTCCGGCGTCGACGCCGTCCACCTGTCCGCGCGCCTGCGCGTGCAGGGCGACCCGAGCGGCCCGGGCGGCGGCGACGACGCCTACGACATCACCGACCCCGGCACGGTGCGCGCCGCTGTCGCGGCCGCCGCCTCCGCGGCCCGCCGCGACTGA